A window of Plodia interpunctella isolate USDA-ARS_2022_Savannah chromosome 3, ilPloInte3.2, whole genome shotgun sequence genomic DNA:
ataatcgtCTGGATTAatgaatatattcatataatattatatatataatttacattgatttttatgtagagatattcaattttatacaaataaaagcaattttcattataagtaCTTTTCTTATAacctacttttttatataattacttttttatattaattataacaacattttttaaataaaattttctatcaATTCAGCCACAACAAAATGAAGGAGTGTTATTAATAGATACAAAGGGGCCACCGTTACTGGGACCGATTAGTTCAGGCTCAGTAGCCATTTCAACCTCTAGTCCTCTAGACATCATGTTgcctaaatatttaattaagtacttagcTTATTAGACGCagtaaatgtgtttttatcaATACTGGCTAAGATAAAAGTAAACTTtatcaacataaaaataactttgccGCTTTATTGGTTTTAATAAGTGACACGTGATTAAGTGAAGGTGCAATGTGTagtgtaatatataaacttcGATAGCCCTTATTGCAAGCCGATAAGAGATAAGTTTGTAGACATCTGCATAAATAGCTCGTTACTATGACAACTCCCTAGTTGCTAAATAAATCCTACGTGCTTCGTTTCTATTAAAACACGCGTTGCCATgacattgatttatttcattactcaGTTGACGGTCGAAGTGTAAACACAGgaataaacaacaataaaaatgttctggGGTATCAGTCCAGCCTTGGACTTGCAACAGGAGTATCTAAGGTATGGAGACGACAACGCATATGAACTAAACTTTCTCGTAATAGGCGGCAGTGATGCACGGCATCTCATTAAAACTCTAGCCGAAGCCTATCGCCACACCAGACGTTACATGAATATTTTCGTCATCGATGGCTGCCCTGAACTAATAGCAAGGCAGCTCCTACTCTTGTCTTTGAGTTTAGAGAAAACTACGAGATATGGTTTGCTGGAAAAAACCAGACGCTTTCTTGAAGTCTACGGTAACCTCCTCCTGAGACCTCCAACATCAAGGTATTTAATCGCCAAGGCGAGACAACTTGTTGGCATGATCACCAACCCTGATTACATGAATTGTCTTCTACCTTGTGTATCCATAGAGCAAATGAAATATCGAGAGCGCGATTATATGGAAAATCTTCTCAACTTTTGGACAACAGGTAATACTAACCAATTCAATGCATGCGAGTTGTGGGAACATCGTATCAGGTACAGTCTTGGCGTAAGGTACGATAGCAGAGTCGGCGTGTACGATTGGGACTTTCACATGCGCTTGAGAGAAAATGCTAGCCAGATATGCTTCCACGagtataaacattttagagAACACGGAGTTGCATTTACTTGGCTGGAGACGGAGGTGTGTCGCCCGAATGTGAGTCTAGCTGCTGGTGTGTACAAATGTGGTGATAGATACCTACATAGAGGATACTTGGGGGATATGGTGACGTCGCCTTATATAGCATACGGGTTAGATTGCGAAGACAAAGATCTGCTGAAGTCATCTCATGGAGTAAACTACAAACGAGCCACGGATGTCTCAGAGCGTAATGTAATGAGACTGCTTTATGAATTGGAAAATCGAGAACGATTCGACGCGGAGGCAATGAATATAGACTCTAAGCAGAATTTAGGGATGGTCGTGCTTAGTGATTTCGATGCGAAGATTTCCGAAAATGGTCCTGAAGCGCCGTTGTTGTTGCGTGAAGATCGCGACACTTACATCAATGTTGATTATGGGAAAGTGCATTTTCTGTCGCTGTCTGCTTTGGAGCACTTTCCTCATAAGCCGCAGTTTCAAGGTCTGTTCCATGGTGTATTTGTGGGTCAGAATATGCTTCCTCGTGTGAAAGCTAGTGTTTGGTCGATGGCTAGAGATGATGCGATTGTGATAATGGAGTCTCGGAAGTATATGGTGGAGTTAAAGAGAGATGACGTGAAGGCGTTTGGAGACGAGATCCAACAAGCCGCGGCCGCGGCGCAGGCTGAGAAAACTGAATCGTTTGATCCACAAACTGATGATTTCGCTAGGTTTTTGATTAGAAGAAGGAGTGAGAGTTTCGACTTATCTACGTAAACTATGTATTATTGTTTCAATTATATTGATGTATTAATGccattgaatttttatttctattcaatAATTTCATCTTTGTCAACGTAatgagttaatttttataccaaaactgttcaatgagtttcttttagcatttcttctcagcagtggtcgttccgaaatgccagtagtttgtagcttgtgagatattactatttaacataaaatttgacgatgatttaaatttgtgaaggtttaatttctgaataaatgatttgataaaGTTGCACATACATTCTATATAATTGGAATCCAAGctgttgtgtatttttaagaatCTTATGGCCATtatgaatttgtaaatttgcATACGTTTGtactttacaatatatttttattattttctaataaaaaaaaattattaaatttttatggtggcgctagtggacaaaattaaattattaaatgataaaaaaccttggacccttcctaaaacttccacctctcacatttgatcttactttttttttattatttatatattttcttgacatgtttattacatatattttgacatttacttgtaaaacatatacgtgatttgtgatcttcaagtgtctgaaagtaacataggtatctattatgttagattatggagatcgagtatgtcatgcacactcaaatggtcaaaccggtagcggcgtcgtggatcgggtcgggaggttccctctattgtggttgagcttcgcgatggctgactcacgcgtcaactcgtgaacgggtgctgccgggggaactagtcagctcgatcttttattaaaagttggtatggtaagcccttctggcataatagggaccaacactgtttgaatgagtttctttcggcatttcttctcagtagtggtcgttccgaaatgctagtagtttgtagctttggtaaacatcatttaatttagaatatgacgtgaaaaagtgcctgtgaaggcctaatttcagaataaatgatttgattttgattttgattttgacatagCAGTTTAAGAACTTTGTAGGAACtcaagggtgaatttcacacgaccgtttgaacgcggcgtagcatttcattagtgtcgcatttcttttttcattttttttcaattaaacatttataaaattaacattgtactagtactttaattatttataaaataggataattgattactgtgtatggtacaatttaataaacactaatgacagcctgcggcggagttcaaaacaaccgatttctaaaattcttttaccaaTAAGAAGCCACGTTAATTCTGtctctatattttatttcgatatttcCACGGAGTCGAAGCACCACGGCGTATAAGGTAatgtatacattaaaataaaacatccaataaaatttctttcatctattttttttcattaataatatgttacaTTCATTTAGTAAATCATAtagcaaatatatttacaaggACAAATAAACGGAAAATTACAACGTGTCAACGTTTTTCGTttaaaattcgtatttttatattacataatatcacttaatttaacatttctaAATCAGTAGTTCAGCAGAGCTGGTACGTTATGAGAATGTTcgtaaattagtaaaattttgaGCAATGTCTCCACATCTTACTgggacttttaaaaattaaaataaaatcaacagaACGTCACATTATTAcacttttaaagttttataatttgataatgtACTGCAGtagctataaaattaaattttaatgacaggTCTGCAGGTAAACAAAACTACTAAATGCGAAATGTACGATAAACTCGTATCAATACTATTTTCTCTCAAAGAACATCGACACTTTTTATCTCGTTTTTGGCAGTGTTGtcagccattttgtttttacggACGTCCTCATAAAGAATCGCCCTGCCGTGAGCAATGGCGGTGTTCGGCGCCTCGCAATTGACGTGTTAGGCCTACGCGTACAACTATCTGTGCGCAGAGTGCGTTGTTTCGCTCACACATATGCGACTTGACGCAAGGCAAATCCTTTGTCTCAAACATACACTTCGGACACatggtttaaatttgtaatcattttaattcaataattgTTATGCGTAGAATTTGGAATATTATTGATTGCAATGTGTGTGATTTAGGGGTGCGTGTCTGGATCCAGAATCTAATCCAGATTTACACCTACGATTATTGAGCGTTAACTTTTGTACACTACAAACGTATGCATTCGCATGCGCGTATGATTCACTTCAGAGTCGTAGTAAATACCGTTGCGCTACGTGTGTCGTAGTCTGCCACGATGCTACGAGATTCAATGCGCTACACTCTCGTTGTATTAAAGCACAGAGTGTACggaattatgtatttatttgcatcTTTTCTTAGGCCTTTCATTATTAAATGGGGTTTACACGGCAGCGGATGACTAAATATGATttctttgtattaaataaagtcCAAAGTGCAGTATCGTCGCTAGAAAAAACGCACACGACGCCGCTGTATGACGACGCTCGCTCGAACGCGCAATCGTACGCAGTTCACACATGACAAGTCACAAGTATCTTAACGATATCCTTTGTCCAAGGAAACATTATTACCCTTATacattgcatattttatttacagttgtAGTCACCCATCGAAGTCACAATATGGTGAACTTATAAGTTGACTATTTTTCAGTTCactttaatacatataatagtgCTGGAACGTCATTAGAATCAATTAAGGAGTGAAATATCAGAAGACATCATGAGTGAACCACTTTTACCACACATCAgtacattataaaacacatttacacaactatataaatacatgGTCTTGTCTACACAGTGTGCATAGGAATTACTCTCAAACACAGCGCTATATACAATCAACGCGTTTACTGACATCGATACGTGGAAGTCGTACACATCTACACGATaacaattgattttatttatcaatgtctgttttatatattttctaagaaACGAACTCCAAAATCGTGTAGTTATGTCCGACATCTTGATTGCGCGGTCGGCTGATATACGCACGGCGCGAGGTTACGCGAAATAGGGTGACCGTGAGTTAGGATTTTGTCAGCTAGATCCGAAACACTTTCACCCATATTTGGCCTCGCTGAGCGTCGCCCCAGCTACAGAGTATTGCAATCACATCTACCCTGTACGTGTCAtagtatctatttattttagacttaCTTAAGTTACAACGTATAATCTATGAGAGTAATTATTTGAAACAGGGCGCGGGGCCTCACAGCGCCAGTGTACATCGTACCAGAGTGATAGCAGCCGATACGAGgcttatttcattatttattaaatacatttaactgTAAGTTACGAGTACCTACGTTACATCCGTGGCCGCGCCACCTAACCTAGCGTAAACGCGAATGAAACGATAACTTCCTAAATTgtcacaataaaattaaacaagaaactataacattttacattttataacacacaTCTTTCCACATCGTTTAATCAGCGTAAATTCGTTTAAAgtcaatacaataatacaatagaCATTCTGATGAAtcgaaataacttttattcacATTAATGTTTTAGAATATGTGTACGTTATTTATGTAGCTATTATATACGAAATTATTGTGCACGGTGATACGAGATCTCTGAAGTCGGTACTGCAATGGGTAACGCAATCATTTCGATACAAAAcctagtaataaaattgtacactTTGGTGTTCGTCATTACCCTAGACGCGAGAAGTGTTACATTGAAGTTGGGCGTTTGTCGGAGAGGTGATAAAGAATGAAAGCGATTGATTCTCTCCGGGGACGGTTACGTTGACGCCCTACTTCGAGGCCTGCAGGCCGCGTGAATCGTGAACATATGGAAAATAAGCATTAAAACTGAATCATCACCAAATGAATGGTATCATAGAATAAGACCAAAGCGACGTCGAGCTCGTCCACGGGCATCGAAATAACCCAAACTAAGACTTGTTACATTAAAGCTTCGCTTACGATTATTATAGCTCAATTTGTTAATCGCCTATCTAATTTGCAAGCTACTTGAGCTTCGTCTGTCGGAGGTCAAACTAAACCGAACTCGACGTCCACAGGACCTCGGCACCGCACAACCTTATCACTAGTCCATAAACGATTAGTCTTAGAATTACTTTAGACACATACCGGCGCACTACCGCGAGGAGACCCAAATAAGAGTATAAGTATAAAGCGCATTGATTTAATggaacaaatataatatcaacatATCAACGTGTGGCTCCCCCTGGCGGCGCGCGGGTCACACCACCATTCGGCTTACACTCAACATGTTACTCTAAACGTTCGAGATACTATAAGTTcagtcatatttatttttaatagtgcatatttatatttacaaaattactaaCATTAACTATTCACAAGCAGCGGCGGCGGCCGTGCCTCCATCCAAttcactattttaatttagctaCGCGTGAGAAGTTTATTGTGTCTTACTAACGGTAAAACTAGTCGTTAAGTGATTAACCTAACAGTGCAAACAGAGGTCGATACATCGAATCTAGAGGCTAGGGTCATATATACCCCGAGTACTTAATCTTTCGTACAGTAACTCGTTATAGTCCTTTCGTACATCCGTAACATCGCAGCCATTAAAAGATTTCGAGGCACTGCTAAGCATCTGTGGTTTCGGGATCTGTAGACGCCAATTATTTTCAAGCGCAGTCCGCGAATAACACAATTGTGTTGTCACTATATCTAAGGAGATGCGTCAAGTAGCACGCAGGCCTTGTCATGATAAttgaattttcatattatttaatactacatTCCATTTTCAATGTACAAATGTTGAAAAGtgtgttttatatattgaagtattaaaattagtcTGACAAGAACATGATTTTTGAGAGAGTATATGTCTTACAACTGCcaaaaaatacagttaaaaaaatttacgaagttaattta
This region includes:
- the Dnaaf3 gene encoding dynein axonemal assembly factor 3, with product MFWGISPALDLQQEYLRYGDDNAYELNFLVIGGSDARHLIKTLAEAYRHTRRYMNIFVIDGCPELIARQLLLLSLSLEKTTRYGLLEKTRRFLEVYGNLLLRPPTSRYLIAKARQLVGMITNPDYMNCLLPCVSIEQMKYRERDYMENLLNFWTTGNTNQFNACELWEHRIRYSLGVRYDSRVGVYDWDFHMRLRENASQICFHEYKHFREHGVAFTWLETEVCRPNVSLAAGVYKCGDRYLHRGYLGDMVTSPYIAYGLDCEDKDLLKSSHGVNYKRATDVSERNVMRLLYELENRERFDAEAMNIDSKQNLGMVVLSDFDAKISENGPEAPLLLREDRDTYINVDYGKVHFLSLSALEHFPHKPQFQGLFHGVFVGQNMLPRVKASVWSMARDDAIVIMESRKYMVELKRDDVKAFGDEIQQAAAAAQAEKTESFDPQTDDFARFLIRRRSESFDLST